In one window of Nocardioides panacisoli DNA:
- a CDS encoding thioredoxin family protein, with protein sequence MATIELTGDNFASHVEDSDILLVDFWASWCGPCQQFAPTYEAASEAHTDITFGSINTEEQQELAAAAQVSSIPTLMAFRDGILVFSQPGALPPAALEELIGKVRELDMDDVRRQVAEAEESGGPRG encoded by the coding sequence ATGGCCACGATCGAGTTGACCGGTGACAACTTCGCGTCCCACGTCGAGGACAGCGACATCCTGCTCGTGGACTTCTGGGCCAGCTGGTGCGGGCCGTGCCAGCAGTTCGCGCCGACGTACGAGGCCGCCTCGGAGGCACACACCGACATCACCTTCGGCTCGATCAACACCGAGGAGCAGCAGGAGCTGGCGGCGGCCGCGCAGGTGTCCTCGATCCCGACCCTGATGGCCTTCCGCGACGGCATCCTGGTCTTCTCCCAGCCGGGGGCGCTGCCGCCGGCGGCGCTGGAGGAGCTCATCGGCAAGGTGCGCGAGCTGGACATGGACGACGTACGCCGCCAGGTCGCCGAGGCCGAGGAGTCCGGCGGGCCGCGGGGCTGA
- a CDS encoding TVP38/TMEM64 family protein yields the protein MTGKSADGPPGSRVVNAPERPSRGAVLRLVVLLLGFTAVAVALHLSGWNGPRQLQDLVESAGWAGVVVFVLGYAVLVLVPTPASVLTILGGVLFGIWWGTLLAWCGALLGACGGFLLGRGLGRPAVDRLLHGRLEQADRLLAAHGLVAVLAVRLVPLFPFTPLNYAAGLLGVRGRDYVLGTALGIVPGALAYAAVGASGANPVGIVVAVGGLVALTALGGTVGRRLLARSRVAPDDAADAGGGAGQSR from the coding sequence GTGACCGGGAAGTCGGCGGACGGTCCGCCGGGTTCCCGCGTCGTGAATGCCCCCGAGCGCCCGTCCCGCGGCGCCGTGCTGCGCCTGGTCGTGCTGCTGCTCGGGTTCACCGCCGTCGCCGTCGCCCTGCACCTGAGCGGATGGAACGGGCCGCGGCAGCTGCAGGACCTCGTCGAGTCGGCCGGGTGGGCGGGCGTCGTGGTCTTCGTCCTCGGGTACGCCGTCCTGGTGCTGGTGCCCACGCCGGCGTCGGTGCTCACGATCCTCGGCGGCGTCCTCTTCGGCATCTGGTGGGGCACGCTGCTGGCCTGGTGCGGCGCCCTGCTGGGGGCGTGCGGCGGGTTCCTGCTGGGCCGCGGGCTCGGGCGCCCCGCCGTCGACCGGCTGTTGCACGGCCGGCTCGAGCAGGCCGACCGGCTGCTGGCCGCGCACGGCCTGGTGGCGGTCCTCGCGGTCCGGCTGGTGCCGCTCTTCCCGTTCACGCCGCTGAACTACGCCGCCGGGCTGCTCGGTGTCCGGGGACGTGACTACGTGCTCGGCACCGCACTCGGCATCGTGCCGGGTGCGCTGGCCTACGCGGCCGTCGGCGCCTCGGGTGCCAACCCGGTGGGCATCGTGGTCGCCGTCGGTGGCCTGGTGGCGCTCACCGCACTCGGTGGCACCGTGGGTCGCCGGCTGCTGGCGCGCAGCCGCGTCGCGCCCGACGACGCGGCGGACGCCGGCGGCGGGGCGGGTCAGTCCCGGTAG
- a CDS encoding ABC transporter ATP-binding protein — MSRLEIHGVGHRYPGAATDALTDVSVEVADGAMVSVVGPSGSGKSTLLRVAAGLRDAATGRVLIDGRDVAGDATERRDLTMMFQRPLLFDHLDVAGNVGFAPRLAGAGRREARRCAQRYLRLVHLEGFERRDVASLSGGQQQRVALARALAAERGVLLLDEPFSSLDRELRAAMHDLLDEVRAALEPTVLLVTHDLDEAALAESTVVLIDGTVHQHAPMPELHRRPADLAVARLLGGFTEVPGTVRDGAHHSAWGRVPVAAGAPRSGAATLLLRREALCVAAAGGTRGPGVSARVVRRRPVGTRVIVSLVAEDGSPLEVELPAGEDVTPGHRVGVGLPEGAGPQWAVPAGPDRDATSSTSLDTVAPGGAHAESTG, encoded by the coding sequence ATGAGCAGGCTGGAGATCCACGGCGTGGGCCACCGGTACCCGGGAGCGGCGACCGACGCGCTCACCGACGTCTCGGTCGAGGTGGCCGACGGCGCCATGGTCTCGGTGGTCGGGCCCTCGGGGTCGGGCAAGAGCACGCTGCTGCGGGTGGCCGCCGGACTGCGGGACGCCGCGACCGGTCGCGTGCTGATCGACGGGCGCGACGTCGCCGGGGACGCCACCGAGCGGCGCGACCTGACGATGATGTTCCAGCGCCCGCTGCTCTTCGACCACCTCGACGTCGCCGGCAACGTCGGCTTCGCGCCCCGCCTGGCCGGCGCGGGGCGGCGGGAGGCGCGACGCTGCGCGCAGCGCTACCTCCGCCTGGTGCACCTGGAGGGGTTCGAACGCCGCGACGTCGCCTCGCTCTCCGGCGGCCAGCAGCAGCGGGTCGCCCTGGCGCGGGCGTTGGCGGCCGAGCGCGGCGTGCTCCTGCTCGACGAGCCGTTCAGCTCACTGGACCGCGAACTGCGTGCCGCGATGCACGACCTGCTCGACGAGGTCCGCGCAGCGCTCGAGCCGACGGTCCTGCTGGTCACCCACGACCTGGACGAGGCCGCGCTCGCGGAGTCGACCGTCGTGCTCATCGACGGCACCGTCCACCAGCACGCCCCGATGCCCGAGCTCCACCGTCGCCCGGCCGACCTCGCGGTCGCACGGCTGCTCGGCGGCTTCACCGAGGTGCCCGGCACCGTCCGCGACGGTGCCCACCACTCGGCGTGGGGACGCGTCCCCGTCGCCGCGGGGGCGCCGCGGAGCGGGGCGGCCACGCTGCTGCTGCGACGTGAGGCACTGTGCGTCGCCGCGGCCGGGGGCACCCGTGGCCCCGGGGTGTCGGCCCGGGTGGTGCGCCGCCGGCCCGTCGGGACGCGGGTCATCGTCTCGCTGGTGGCCGAGGACGGGTCACCGCTGGAGGTGGAGCTGCCCGCCGGCGAGGACGTGACCCCCGGGCACCGGGTCGGCGTGGGGTTGCCCGAGGGAGCCGGCCCGCAGTGGGCCGTGCCGGCCGGCCCCGACCGGGACGCGACGTCGTCGACCTCGCTGGATACCGTGGCGCCGGGAGGTGCCCATGCCGAATCGACTGGCTGA
- a CDS encoding ABC transporter permease subunit encodes MRPRPTGAVPGVVAITVVAGTGMLAVVATSLGLMPLYGRPTPGLTGWRTAAPDLAAGVGESLLIAVPATLLAAVVGLLLAVVMLPGGRAATVVRIACLVALAVPHLVGATSVLLLLGDGGLGARLLAPATGGAWPALVGGPWPVATVLELAWKESAFVALVVLAAVAPGHRARMEVAAGLGARPWQRLTRVLLPTAAPAVGAASLVTLVYAIGSYEVAWLLGRAVPEPLPVLAFRLFGSIELADRPAAAAAAVTGAALALGVTVPALAALPRLRALTEGVRA; translated from the coding sequence ATGAGGCCACGCCCGACCGGTGCCGTCCCCGGGGTCGTGGCCATCACCGTGGTGGCGGGCACCGGGATGCTCGCCGTCGTCGCGACCTCGCTGGGGCTGATGCCGCTCTACGGCCGCCCGACGCCCGGCCTGACCGGCTGGCGTACGGCGGCCCCCGACCTGGCGGCCGGCGTCGGCGAGTCCCTGCTGATCGCGGTGCCGGCGACGCTGCTGGCAGCGGTGGTCGGGCTGCTGCTGGCGGTGGTGATGCTGCCCGGTGGCCGTGCCGCGACCGTGGTGCGGATCGCGTGCCTGGTCGCGCTGGCCGTCCCACACCTGGTGGGTGCCACCTCGGTGCTGTTGCTGCTGGGCGACGGGGGACTCGGCGCCCGTCTCCTCGCCCCGGCGACCGGTGGTGCCTGGCCCGCGCTCGTGGGCGGTCCGTGGCCGGTCGCGACGGTGCTGGAGCTGGCGTGGAAGGAGTCCGCCTTCGTGGCGCTGGTGGTGCTGGCCGCCGTGGCGCCCGGCCACCGCGCGCGGATGGAGGTCGCGGCCGGACTCGGCGCCCGTCCGTGGCAACGCCTCACCCGGGTGCTGCTGCCCACGGCCGCGCCCGCGGTGGGCGCCGCGTCGCTGGTCACGCTGGTGTACGCGATCGGCTCCTACGAGGTCGCCTGGCTGCTCGGTCGCGCCGTCCCGGAGCCGCTGCCGGTGCTGGCCTTCCGGCTCTTCGGGTCCATCGAGCTCGCCGACCGGCCGGCGGCGGCCGCTGCGGCGGTGACCGGCGCCGCCCTCGCGCTCGGCGTGACCGTGCCGGCCCTCGCCGCGCTCCCGCGGCTGCGGGCGCTGACCGAGGGGGTGCGCGCATGA
- a CDS encoding zf-HC2 domain-containing protein codes for MSRMLRQMISCHWTAKRIQRYLDADPSAPLTPGEVTRLEEHVAACERCREVLGQHRLLHRALSLWTGTRPVDQAAIDRMRSVLEDLTEGRQA; via the coding sequence ATGAGCCGCATGCTCCGACAGATGATCTCGTGCCACTGGACCGCGAAGCGGATCCAGCGCTACCTCGACGCCGACCCCTCCGCCCCGCTCACCCCGGGCGAGGTGACCCGCCTCGAGGAGCACGTCGCCGCCTGCGAGCGGTGCCGGGAGGTGCTGGGGCAGCACCGCCTGCTCCACCGCGCCCTCTCGCTGTGGACCGGCACCCGGCCGGTCGACCAGGCCGCGATCGACCGCATGCGCTCCGTCCTGGAGGACCTCACCGAGGGGAGGCAGGCATGA
- a CDS encoding RNA polymerase sigma factor, with product MSPARTPDDVARRRAFAEVVEPEIEVMLRVARSLTGSAVDAEDLVQESLVRAFRAVDRFDGRHPRAWLLTILRNTNANLHRRRRPTTVDDWELIHASRPAFGAAEAPAAEDVYVHEQLDAPLRDAVAALDPRFRSVLVLVDVHDLSYAEAASVLDVPVGTVMSRLSRARERVRKAIGPTLTTIRGDQS from the coding sequence ATGAGCCCGGCGAGGACCCCTGACGACGTCGCGCGACGCCGTGCCTTCGCCGAGGTCGTGGAGCCCGAGATCGAGGTGATGCTCCGGGTGGCGCGCAGCCTCACCGGCAGCGCGGTCGACGCCGAGGACCTGGTGCAGGAGTCGCTGGTGCGGGCGTTCCGCGCGGTCGACCGGTTCGACGGCCGGCACCCGCGGGCCTGGCTGCTGACGATCCTGCGCAACACCAACGCCAACCTGCACCGCCGACGCCGGCCGACCACGGTGGACGACTGGGAGCTGATCCACGCGTCCCGGCCCGCGTTCGGTGCGGCCGAGGCGCCGGCGGCCGAGGACGTCTACGTCCACGAGCAGCTGGACGCGCCGTTGCGCGACGCGGTCGCCGCCCTGGACCCCCGCTTCCGCTCGGTGCTGGTGCTCGTCGACGTCCACGACCTGTCCTACGCCGAGGCGGCATCGGTGCTCGACGTGCCGGTCGGCACCGTCATGTCGCGGCTGAGCCGCGCCCGCGAACGCGTCCGCAAGGCGATCGGTCCCACCCTCACCACGATCCGAGGAGACCAGTCATGA
- a CDS encoding ABC transporter permease subunit — protein MSRRTHAVGVVLALGWLVLPLVPVLLWAGAERWSFPDLLPQAWGTGGWRDAGAAGLAPALLRSLALAVAVAAVATPVGLVAGRALGWRLTARPRLVVAVLLVPVVLPPFAVAMGLDVVLIRIGLPALVSVVVLLAVVAVPYAAYTTAVGYARTSPELESQARALGATPRQARWQVVLPAMRGSIVVAALLAFLVGWSDYVVTLLVGGGRFVTAPVLLGSTAAGSGTDATVAAMALATLLPPVLLVVAVAAVVRRRGGAAETDPMPVEERMR, from the coding sequence ATGAGCCGGCGTACGCACGCGGTGGGCGTGGTGCTCGCGCTGGGCTGGTTGGTGCTGCCGCTGGTGCCGGTGCTGCTGTGGGCAGGGGCCGAGCGCTGGAGCTTCCCCGACCTCCTGCCGCAGGCGTGGGGCACGGGCGGTTGGCGCGATGCCGGCGCCGCGGGACTGGCCCCGGCGCTGCTCCGCTCGCTGGCGCTCGCCGTGGCGGTGGCCGCGGTCGCGACCCCGGTGGGCCTGGTGGCCGGCCGCGCGCTCGGGTGGCGCCTGACCGCACGCCCCCGGCTCGTCGTGGCGGTGCTGCTGGTGCCCGTCGTGCTGCCCCCGTTCGCGGTGGCGATGGGGCTCGACGTCGTGCTGATCCGCATCGGCCTGCCCGCACTGGTCTCGGTGGTGGTCCTGCTGGCCGTGGTGGCGGTCCCGTACGCCGCCTACACCACCGCCGTCGGCTACGCCAGGACGTCGCCCGAGCTCGAGTCACAGGCCCGCGCCCTCGGCGCCACCCCGCGACAGGCGCGGTGGCAGGTGGTCCTGCCTGCGATGCGCGGCAGCATCGTCGTCGCGGCACTGCTGGCCTTCCTCGTCGGCTGGAGCGACTACGTCGTCACGCTGCTGGTCGGCGGTGGCCGGTTCGTCACCGCCCCGGTGCTGCTCGGGTCCACCGCCGCGGGGTCGGGCACCGACGCCACGGTCGCCGCCATGGCACTGGCGACCCTGCTGCCGCCGGTGCTGCTGGTCGTCGCGGTGGCGGCCGTCGTACGCCGCCGCGGTGGTGCCGCGGAGACGGACCCGATGCCGGTCGAGGAGAGGATGCGCTGA
- a CDS encoding CDP-alcohol phosphatidyltransferase family protein, which translates to MFDVMLRRRLDAPLARAAAVLDRPWVTPDRLTVAGLVVGLASAGLAAGELWGWALATWLVSRALDGLDGPLARRRGPHGEGTPAGGFLDISADFLVYGVTVVGVAVGVTSSAADLADWLPFAAVLVAYYVNGTAFLAFSSIAEGTGHRIEDGRSLSFLGGIAEGGETILVHALWLLLPWHAPLIAAVWAAVVGVSAGHRIVVGYRTLRRPAEARP; encoded by the coding sequence ATGTTCGACGTCATGCTCCGGCGCCGCCTCGACGCGCCGCTGGCGCGCGCGGCGGCGGTCCTGGACCGCCCCTGGGTCACGCCCGACCGGCTCACGGTGGCCGGCCTGGTGGTGGGCCTGGCCAGTGCGGGCCTCGCGGCCGGAGAGCTGTGGGGATGGGCCCTGGCGACCTGGTTGGTCTCGCGGGCCCTGGACGGCCTCGACGGTCCGCTGGCGCGCCGTCGGGGGCCGCACGGCGAGGGCACCCCGGCTGGTGGGTTCCTCGACATCAGCGCGGACTTCCTGGTCTACGGCGTCACGGTCGTGGGCGTCGCGGTCGGCGTGACGTCCTCGGCGGCGGACCTCGCCGACTGGCTGCCCTTCGCCGCGGTGCTGGTGGCCTACTACGTCAACGGCACCGCGTTCCTCGCCTTCTCCTCCATCGCCGAGGGCACGGGCCACCGCATCGAGGACGGCCGCTCGCTGAGCTTCCTGGGCGGGATCGCCGAGGGCGGGGAGACGATCCTGGTGCACGCGCTGTGGTTGCTGCTCCCGTGGCACGCACCGCTCATCGCCGCCGTCTGGGCGGCGGTGGTCGGGGTGAGCGCCGGTCACCGGATCGTGGTCGGCTACCGCACGCTGCGGCGTCCGGCGGAGGCGCGGCCGTGA
- a CDS encoding dihydrolipoyl dehydrogenase family protein, translating into MSTPEQWDLVVLGGGSAGIVAAKTAAGLGARVLLVERDRTGGDCLWTGCVPSKALLAAAEAAAAARGGARLGVDVADMQVDFGRVMAHVRAAIAEIEPVDSPAALAEAGVTVRHGHARFTGEGTLDVDGEPVHFTQAVLATGAAPALPPIPGLADVDPLTSDSVWDLPEAPRRLAILGAGTVGCELGQGLARLGVEVTLVEGAPRVLPREDADAATAVHRALEADGVRLRPGRSVTAVEATGGGAGSLRLEDGGSIGFDRLLVAVGRRPRTDDLGLDAVGVAVDDRGFVVVDPRLRTTNQRIRAAGDLTGHPQFTHVAGVHGSIAASNAVLGVRRSVDTAAVPRVTYTQPEVAAVGIDTGRERPGVRLLTLAHEHVDRAVTEGRTDGLTRLAVDRRGRILGATVVGPRAGETLGELALAVRRGLRTRDLAGITHAYPTWNDGAWHAAIADVREQLARPATRRALHGIARTRRWWLERRAG; encoded by the coding sequence ATGAGCACGCCCGAGCAGTGGGACCTGGTCGTCCTCGGCGGCGGCTCGGCCGGCATCGTCGCGGCCAAGACCGCGGCCGGCCTGGGCGCTCGCGTGCTGCTGGTCGAACGGGACCGCACCGGGGGCGACTGCCTCTGGACCGGCTGCGTGCCCTCCAAGGCGCTCCTCGCCGCCGCGGAGGCGGCAGCGGCCGCCCGCGGCGGCGCGCGGCTGGGGGTCGACGTCGCCGACATGCAGGTCGACTTCGGCCGGGTGATGGCCCACGTGCGGGCCGCGATCGCCGAGATCGAGCCGGTGGACTCGCCCGCGGCCCTTGCCGAAGCCGGGGTGACGGTGCGACACGGCCACGCCCGCTTCACCGGGGAGGGCACGCTCGACGTCGACGGGGAGCCGGTCCACTTCACCCAGGCCGTGCTGGCGACCGGCGCGGCTCCTGCCCTGCCACCGATCCCCGGCCTCGCCGACGTCGACCCGCTCACCAGCGACAGCGTCTGGGACCTGCCGGAGGCGCCGCGTCGACTGGCGATCCTGGGCGCCGGCACCGTCGGGTGCGAGCTCGGCCAGGGGCTGGCCCGGCTGGGCGTCGAGGTGACCCTCGTCGAGGGGGCGCCGCGGGTGCTCCCTCGCGAGGACGCCGACGCCGCGACCGCGGTCCACCGCGCGCTGGAGGCCGACGGCGTCCGGCTGCGACCCGGCCGGTCCGTGACGGCGGTCGAGGCGACCGGTGGTGGCGCTGGCTCGCTGCGGCTGGAGGACGGCGGCAGCATCGGGTTCGACCGGCTGCTGGTCGCCGTCGGCCGCCGCCCCCGCACCGACGACCTCGGGCTGGACGCGGTCGGGGTCGCGGTGGACGACCGGGGCTTCGTCGTCGTGGATCCCCGGCTGCGGACGACCAACCAGCGGATCCGTGCCGCGGGCGACCTGACCGGGCATCCGCAGTTCACCCACGTCGCCGGCGTCCACGGCAGCATCGCCGCCAGCAACGCGGTCCTCGGCGTACGCCGCAGCGTCGACACCGCGGCGGTGCCCCGCGTGACCTACACCCAACCGGAGGTCGCGGCGGTCGGGATCGACACCGGCCGGGAACGTCCGGGGGTCCGCCTCCTCACCCTCGCGCACGAGCACGTCGACCGTGCCGTGACCGAGGGCCGCACCGACGGCCTGACCCGGCTCGCGGTCGACCGCCGTGGCCGGATCCTGGGGGCCACGGTGGTCGGCCCACGGGCGGGGGAGACGTTGGGGGAGCTCGCGCTCGCCGTACGCCGCGGCCTGCGCACCCGGGACCTGGCCGGCATCACCCATGCCTACCCGACCTGGAACGACGGCGCCTGGCACGCGGCCATCGCCGACGTCCGCGAGCAGCTCGCGCGGCCGGCCACGCGTCGCGCCCTGCACGGGATCGCGCGCACGCGGCGCTGGTGGCTGGAGCGCCGTGCCGGCTGA
- a CDS encoding ABC transporter substrate-binding protein: protein MRTRRPATGAAALALAGLVTAACAAPAAESPEATDRPWAEVLAEADGQTVDLWMYGGDERGNAYVDDVLAPAAADLGVTLRRVPVADTKDAMRRLLAENAAGEEEGTVDLVWVNGDNFATGQEAGAWLCGWADDLPHREFVAQDDPLVAEDFGVAVEGCESPWHKAQFTFAYDAARVSDPPQTVAGLLDWAEEHPGRFTYPAPPDFTGSVFVRQALYALSGGAEAVPAGFDRAAFDDLTPALWQRLREVSPSLWREGRTHPRDQAALDRLYADGQVDFTMTYGPATLTELVREGTFPETTRVLDLEDGTVGNASFLAIPASSPDRAGAMAVADLALSPEQQAAKADPEVWGQFTVLDTDLLDGADAEAFAQLPDSPVVPAYDELAENAQPELSSDWVNPLDEGWRREVLGRR, encoded by the coding sequence ATGAGAACCCGCCGTCCGGCCACCGGCGCCGCCGCCCTCGCGCTGGCCGGCCTGGTCACCGCCGCCTGTGCGGCACCGGCCGCGGAGAGCCCGGAGGCCACCGACCGGCCGTGGGCGGAGGTGCTCGCGGAGGCCGACGGGCAGACCGTCGACCTGTGGATGTACGGCGGCGACGAGCGCGGCAACGCCTACGTCGACGACGTGCTGGCTCCCGCGGCCGCCGACCTCGGGGTCACGCTGCGCCGAGTGCCGGTGGCGGACACCAAGGACGCCATGCGGCGCCTGCTGGCCGAGAACGCCGCCGGCGAGGAGGAGGGCACCGTGGACCTGGTCTGGGTCAACGGCGACAACTTCGCCACCGGCCAGGAGGCCGGCGCGTGGCTGTGCGGGTGGGCCGACGACCTGCCCCACCGGGAGTTCGTGGCGCAGGACGACCCGCTGGTCGCCGAGGACTTCGGCGTGGCCGTCGAGGGCTGCGAGTCGCCCTGGCACAAGGCGCAGTTCACCTTCGCCTACGACGCGGCCCGCGTCAGCGACCCGCCGCAGACCGTCGCCGGGCTGCTGGACTGGGCCGAGGAGCACCCGGGCCGGTTCACCTATCCGGCGCCGCCGGACTTCACCGGCTCGGTCTTCGTCCGCCAGGCGCTCTACGCGCTCTCCGGCGGCGCCGAGGCCGTGCCGGCAGGCTTCGACCGGGCCGCCTTCGACGACCTCACCCCCGCGCTGTGGCAGCGCCTGCGCGAGGTGTCGCCGTCGCTGTGGCGCGAGGGCCGCACCCACCCGCGCGACCAAGCGGCCCTGGACCGGCTCTACGCCGACGGCCAGGTCGACTTCACCATGACCTACGGCCCGGCGACCCTCACCGAGCTCGTGCGCGAGGGCACCTTCCCCGAGACCACGCGGGTGCTGGACCTCGAGGACGGCACCGTCGGCAACGCCAGCTTCCTCGCCATCCCGGCCAGCTCACCGGACCGTGCGGGCGCCATGGCGGTCGCGGACCTCGCGCTGTCGCCGGAGCAGCAGGCCGCCAAGGCCGACCCCGAGGTGTGGGGCCAGTTCACCGTGCTCGACACTGACCTGCTCGACGGTGCCGACGCCGAGGCCTTCGCGCAGCTGCCCGACTCACCCGTGGTGCCGGCGTACGACGAGCTGGCCGAGAACGCCCAGCCCGAGCTGTCCTCGGACTGGGTGAACCCGCTGGACGAGGGGTGGCGCCGCGAGGTCCTGGGGCGCCGATGA
- a CDS encoding NAD(P)/FAD-dependent oxidoreductase, with product MPAERRLVLVGAGHAHLHLLRHAPRLATAGYRVTLVAPRWFDYSGSAAAIAAGDLDPDAGRIDVAALARDHGVEHRIGLVADVDPAARTVTTDDGAWLEWDVVSCNVGSVAAVPTGVEVAEEVIGVKPLADLHRLRERLRQPPPGRGHQVSVIGAGPSGIELAAHLAARPDTDRVHLVEAGPRVGDFLPRRAAARLAALLADRGVSLTSGAAVTRVDGDGVVLADGTRTSHDLAVLATGLAAPPLATRPPLGGDAGFPVRATLQHRDHDDVYAAGDCADFLPQPLPRIGVHGVRQGPVLLAALETRQRGAAAPAYRPQQRALSILDLGGGTALAVRGRWWWLGRSSLVLKHRIDRSWLADYRD from the coding sequence GTGCCGGCTGAGCGTCGCCTGGTGCTCGTGGGTGCCGGGCACGCCCACCTCCACCTGCTCCGGCACGCCCCGCGCCTCGCGACCGCCGGCTACCGGGTGACCCTGGTGGCGCCGCGCTGGTTCGACTACAGCGGCTCCGCCGCGGCGATCGCGGCGGGCGACCTCGATCCCGACGCCGGCCGGATCGACGTCGCCGCCCTCGCCCGCGACCACGGCGTCGAGCACCGCATCGGACTGGTCGCCGACGTGGATCCCGCCGCCAGGACGGTGACGACCGACGACGGTGCCTGGCTGGAGTGGGACGTGGTGTCCTGCAACGTCGGCAGCGTCGCGGCGGTGCCGACGGGGGTCGAGGTCGCCGAGGAGGTGATCGGCGTCAAGCCGCTCGCCGACCTCCACCGGCTCCGCGAGCGCCTGCGGCAGCCACCCCCGGGCCGCGGGCACCAGGTGAGCGTCATCGGCGCCGGACCCAGCGGCATCGAGCTGGCGGCCCACCTCGCCGCGCGTCCCGACACCGACCGGGTCCACCTGGTCGAGGCCGGACCTCGCGTGGGCGACTTCCTGCCGCGTCGGGCGGCCGCGCGGCTCGCTGCGCTCCTCGCCGACCGCGGGGTCTCCCTCACCAGCGGCGCCGCCGTCACCCGGGTCGACGGGGACGGGGTCGTGCTCGCCGACGGCACCCGGACCTCCCACGACCTCGCCGTGCTGGCCACCGGGCTCGCGGCGCCCCCGCTCGCGACACGGCCACCGCTGGGCGGCGACGCCGGCTTCCCGGTCCGCGCCACCCTCCAGCACCGCGACCACGACGACGTGTACGCCGCGGGCGACTGCGCCGACTTCCTGCCGCAGCCCCTCCCGCGCATCGGCGTCCACGGCGTGCGCCAGGGACCGGTCCTCCTGGCCGCGCTCGAGACCCGGCAGCGCGGGGCCGCGGCGCCGGCGTACCGGCCGCAGCAGCGAGCGCTGTCCATCCTCGACCTCGGCGGCGGGACCGCGCTCGCAGTCCGGGGCCGCTGGTGGTGGCTGGGCCGGTCGAGCCTGGTGCTCAAGCACCGCATCGACCGGAGCTGGCTCGCGGACTACCGGGACTGA